Part of the Ictalurus furcatus strain D&B chromosome 10, Billie_1.0, whole genome shotgun sequence genome, AACTTCCTTTTCTACAATTTGTCCATTACAGGTTACGGGGGGGAAATTCACTCGaccctgttacctgaacacattcacgTCAATGCAATATTCGAATGCTACACAAGTTCAACAGGAAGAAGCATCATccgaatttcctgaagatcacgggaagaagaaaaatctctCGTTctccattttttgtttattttcagtgatacTGTATTATTGACTGATTGTGAAAATACAGTTGAggttatatgtttatatacgCCTGACGGAATATCAtagaaactgcatttttttaaattattatttagtcctgccttgaagaagctatttcacataacagatgtttgcatagagtccacaagacacaacaataactgaatttacacaaatgaaccagttcaaaagtttacatacgcttggttctttaataccgtgtgtcgttacctggacgatcagtgactgtgtttatgttctgtgagagttcttcatgagtcccttctTTGTCCTGAGTAGTTAAACTGcctactgttcttcagaaaaatcctccaggtcctgcacattctttgcttctCCAGCATATTCCGTATATTtaagccctttccaacagtgactatatgatccatcttttcacactgaggacgactgagggactcgtacacgactattacaaaaggtgcaaatgttcaccgatgctcaagaaggcaacacgaggcattaagagccaggggggtataaacttttgaacaggatgatcggtgtaagcTGTAGAACCTTCACCCAAATTACAGGTTGAATGTATGtaattaatttgaaaaaaaatatttgaagttcCTCATTAGCGTGGATGCtagttttgtgtatttgctaattctagttttaaaaaaaaaaaaaaaaaagcaacagaacGTAACCCTGTTACTCGTTTGAGAGCCAAATGAGCCACTGTTAGCAAAGAAACGCTGCCTGAGATGAGTTAATACAAGTATTTTTAATTGTCCAATACATGTTTTCTTTGATTCACTGATGAAAAATGatatttagaaaataatcaTAGCATCACGATTATGGACTCATCCATCTGCGTTATAAAATATTATGACAATTAGATTTTCCCAAAGTGGAAGGCCACTTTAAGTAACTTATGCATAATCAATGTATAAAACATCTAGtctttaaaggggtcatgatatgttatttaatttttttattttataatcttCCCTGAGGTGAAATTATAATACTAGTAATATTATAATTCGTTTTTTgcatacaaaatgtaaaaaaatttgtAATTTATGACCTTTTTCCACCCTGTCTCTGACACACTGATTGAAACgaaccttttgtgtgtgtgtgtgtgtgtgtgtgtgtgtgtgtgtgtttgtgtccacGGCAATGTAACCACCCACTGCAATGATTGGCTAAAATCTTTggctattaattaattatcaaCTCCATAACATGTGCGGAACTGTTTTCAGCGACCGAGCGTCAGTGGGCGGGGCCAACGGTGTGATGATGTCAAAGTAGGTGTCGATGTCTTGCTGTAGGGGCAGTCATATGCAAACGTATTTGCCCGTGTGACTGTCACAAAAATCCCTCCACATCCAAACGATCCGTTTTATTTAACGGagcttggttaaataaatgctctttttGTACTGAGGAGGACGTATTAAGCTAGGAAACTTGCAGGACGTTTTAAAGGGGATATATGATGATTtgtaaagttcattattttgtttattgggtgtaatcgAATatgttaacatgctttaatgatCGAAAAAACTCATTATTTTTCACGTACTGTACATTATcgcagtacctctattcccagtctGTCCGAAACGCTTCGATTGAGTTCCcgtttctccaaagcccctccttccgaaaagcccagagCGCTCTGATTGGaaatgtaacgccccttacCATAATGGCGAGCTTCAGAGGCTTCCGGGGCTTCTAAAGCGATTATAAACACCGTTAATAACGTTGTCAGTTTTACCATATCAGTTCGAAACGGTACCGAGTCCGATTCTGAAAACACGGATGATCGAGCAGATCGATCAGAACCGACTTTGCGAACAtgacttgagcagaacgtttcacagtgGTACGTTTTTATCTTGTAACTCTCTTAACTTTCAGATACGACCTTATAACGGTTTAATTTAACAACTTTATGTCCTGAAGTGACGACATAAAATACaggttttaaaaattaaattaattttaaaaaattaataaaatgaataaaaaatttgtaaaaaaaaaaaaatacagaggcaTTATGCTGATATTTCAAATGGCGACGTAGACGTTTgcggaagtaatatctggactttttaggcaggtctggagcagtgttctccgttagatagaataaatccctttgtaggagactatgagctttgtagCTTTGCAGATCTTTAGGAATGACCTTTAGCCATTTTTGATCTCCTTTATCTATCCCATACAGTTCACCCTGTCTGCATTTCGTCTGTCTAGGTCTTTCACTACACGTGCCTTTTCGAAAATCCTCTGTCCAATCCGGACTCCATCTCCAACCACTGGCCTGTGTGATGCAGCAGAGGGCTCTGAGTGGGATTTTTTCTCCCAGCATAATGAAAGCACTGACCTGAGAATGACACTGGCATGTTAGCGTGCCAGCCAACAGTGTGAGATCAGCCTACAGAGCGCTTAGTCCTGACTGCGGTACCACTGAACCCTTCACACTTTACTGGACTGCTTTATCATAATCAGTCACCTTACAGATTGAGATTGAGGAAATATTTGGGCTACTTTTTCCTAGTGGGCCAAGTCTGACTCCAATGGATGTGTAACAGAGACTCGGACAAGGATGATTCCTGCTGTTAAGTAAGTATCACCCATTATTTTGGGTctataatgttgttgttgttgttgttgttttaaataaatggacCTTGAACTATTTGTTAGATTTCAGTGGTTTTATGTTTTCAGGAATTGAGTTACAGAGAGCATACAGTGGGTCAGAAAAACTCGATCACCCCTAGGAGGTTCAGCAGCCAATCCACTTAatctgaaaacaaataaataaatacatgaataaaaataagatcAGGTTACATACACGCTCGGTAGCTCAATTTGGTTCACTGACAAGTCACTGAAATAAAAAGGTTTCTAATCACTAAAATAAGGCTAGTGGCTGTGGTTCTCTATCAGTCAGAACATTCAGGTATTACTATGTAACAATTGTTTAGTTGGTCTACAAGCTAATTATGATTCTCATAAAAAGTACTGACAAAAAATGATCTGTAATAATATATCATATAGCTTAGCACTTTCATTGTACTTTTCTATCTGTTTCTCCATTATTTTGTGGCTATTGTGGCTTCTTGTgcctattgtgtgtgtgtgtgtgtgtgtgtgtgtgtgtgtgtgtgtgtgtgtgtgtgtgtgtgtcctcattGTCCGGTAATTCTCCAACATTCTCTAGTCATCTTCAAACATCATATCACTTTATACAATAAGAGCATATCCATATCAGGAAGCGATACTGAATTCCCAGTTAATACTCCTTATAATacaattcttgattctgattggtcagaacagTGTAGCTGAAAAACATAGGTTTCATATTCACATACTCGTGCtcatacgttatcgtttctatagtaacagcatcCACAGCGTCTTCTATGATAGATGCTTTTTGTTTATGAAGTTTtacgacatcttcaggacagagaagtttGTGCTTTGAGGTTTCTAACaggacaagctgcatttatttgtcttattaacttcaagacagagCGAAAACGAATTACGTATGCTGTAACGTAAGAGATGATAATGGTGGGGTGGGGCTGGGGGGAGTCAGCACGTTTTCCtcgcacttccagggttgggggtttgattcccgcctccgccatgTGTGTacggggtttgcatgttctccctgtgcttcgggggtttcctccaagtactccagttttctccccgagtccaaagacatgcgctataggctgattggcatttccaaattgtccatagtgtgaatgggtgtgtgaaagtgtgtgcgaTTGAGCCCTGCTATTggatggcaccctgtccagggtgtcccctgcccttaaccctgagttccctgggatagactccaggctccccacgacccagtgtaggataagcgatatggaaaatggatagatggacgaatggatggatataatcataaggaataaaacacatgctgttattggataATAATCAACTTTGCGCTGCATCACACCAACCCAATGTTGATTACtttgctataacagcacaccccatcaTTATCGTTTCGTTGCCAACTTAACCAATGAcacatgatttgttttgttgttgttgtgttttaaaataGAATATGTACAGTTTTGCTGTGGGATGACGGATAATCAGCCAAACACAAACCATACTGTAAGTAATGACGTTTTTAGTCGTACTGCTGCTGAATGACTCGTTCAAAGGTGTcaccaaagaaaagaatttttattttaaaaaacattgcaACCATTGGGGACAAAAGTGATATGGTAAGTGTTCGGAATTCTCCTGAGTTTTAATGAATGGGATATTGTTGTTTTAGATGGCTACTAGTGACCCAGACACTTACAGCGAACCCCAGCCTGGTGACCTTATCGAGATCTTCCGACCGGCGTATCAGCACTGGGCCCTGTATCTGGGAGACGGATACATCGTCAACCTAACGCCAGTCGGTGAGTGCGTCAGGCTTGCGACTCTCACGCTGTAGAAAATGAAACTCACTAATATAAGTTCATATAAATTATTAGTACAATCGACTCCAGATTACATGGCATGATTGCAATCTTTTGATTCCAACTACTTCAGTTTTTCTTGTAAAGAGCTTGTTAAGAACTTGCTTTTTTTACAAGCAAAAAATTGTTGACACCCCTagaaattcatttattcattaatctttaattgctttatcctggtcagagtcgtGGTCGATGCGGAGCCGTTAAACAAACGGTTAAATAAATTCCCTTGTCATCCGTCACCATGGGGAAAACCAAAAAGCATTTCACACAACTCAGTTAGTAGACATAGAAAATACATAAGCAGTAAAAAATACCGTTAAGCACAACCAGGCCTAcgataaaaaaaagtttcaatcCCTGGTAAAAGTTGTAATTGTGATTGGAATGAGTGATTAGGCTCGAGATTTGAACCCTATTAAAAGAGGACGtccagttacacaaactgaaATATGTCCATCTGCATGGATGAGTCCAAAATCCTGTAAAAAAATCTTCCCAACCTTGTTAGAAATTACAGGTGTTGTTATTCTCTCCTtgtaagggtgccaatagtttttTTGTGTTAGAAGGTGTTagatagatttaaaataaaactatacgGCGTCTAAAAAAATGTCAAGCTCAGTATATTATGTATGATGTGTTTATATGCTCATTATGAAAGGTGCCAATAGTTTTGGTGTGAATAgtacatgtatacagtatgtagtgtGAGTGATTTCTGTTCTTCCCTCAGATGAGAGCCAAGCGGCCGCCATGTCCAGTGTGAAGTCAGTGTTCACGCGGAAGGCTGTAGTGCGGATGCAGCTCCTGAAGGACGTTGTGGGTGGAGATACGTTCCGTGTCAACAATAAATATGACAGCAGTCACACGCCTTTGCCTGTGTCTGAGATCATTGAGCGAGCGCAGCTATTGATTGGTCAAGAGGTGTCATATGACCTGTTGGGCAGCAACTGCGAGCACTTTGTCACCCTGCTGCGATATGGCGAGGGCGTATCTGAGCAGGTTTTCCACTTTGTGGCATTTCTGTTTGTCATTAAACACATGAACTGCTATACAGATTCCTATTAAGATGTCCTAGAAAAAGAGCAGAGACTATACCgtgccttgcaaaagtattcacccccttgaacctTCCCACATATTGTAGTGCTACAACCTGGAATGGAAATGAACTCTGAGCATTGAAGGATCTTGATACTCTTGCACTTTCCTCTTGACCAAATTGCTGTCAGATTGGATAGAAACTTTCGATGAACAGCAAGACTTGCCACAGATTCTCAGTTAGATGGAGGACTGGGCTTTGAGTTGGCCATTCTACAAACATTCGGGTTCTTGGTTTAGAACCACTCCAGTGTAGCTTTAGCAGCATTATTAGGGCTGCTGTCCTGTGCAAGGAGAAGCCCAGTCCAGTCTCAAGTCTCTTTGGAACAGGTTTTCTTCTCAGAATGCCCGGTGTTCGTCTCTATCCATATTGTCCTCAACCCTGGCCAGTTTCCCAGTCCCAACAACACgatgctaccaccatcatgcttcaccatggggatGGTATTCTCTGGGAAATGAGCAGTGTTCGGTTTCCACCAAACATAGTGCTGTGTACCAAGGCCAGAAAGTCTAGAAATGCATGAAAGTATGTACATCAAGTCCAGAAAGACCTTTTCTGGTCTCATCAATCCAGAAATCCTCCAACATGCCTTTTGGTAATGAGGGACTATATATTTGGGAACTCCATTAAATGAATTATGTGATTTCTGATGTTAACTGGTTGCACCAGATCTAATTTAGGGGTTTAATCCCAGCAcatgtgaatacttatgcaatccctgctgaaaaaaaaacaatagctaCCCTCATAGAACTTGTAATggctataatgggaattgtattggttttaatggaaactctgtgggtctctactggtaatttgttgtcttctattggtggcatgttatgtctaatggataccattaagaatcaataatggtaatggttttaatggttagctgatggctTGTAATGGTATTTAAAGTGGAAACTttcagaatttctgtgatggtttgtattgggtttttttttcagaaggaaTCACTTTCATgtttgtattgattttttttattattgtataaaaAGAATTTAATGGGCTATTTGGTGTAGATTCGGAACCTATAATCCCAATTGAGTCCATTTCAATTACAGATTGATTTCAGAACACTACAAATTGCGGAAAAGctcaagggggtgaatatttaCGCAAGGCACGGTGTCCACACAGAACATTTCTTGCTACTTTATGTACTGAATACTAGACAGCTATGCCTAACTGCATTCAAATCGatcattcattacatttattgtATCTGCTCTCCTGTCTTTTCAGGCAACCCGTGCTATCGGGGCGATAAGTTTCGTGACAGCAGCAGCGAGTGCCTTCTCTATGCTTGGCCTCATCAACACTCGCGACAGGAACAGACCTTTCTGACACGAATTCAAACTTTTAATTATAAGCACACTGAAAATGAGTCAAATTGCATTTGTTATActccaaatgtgtgtgtacgCTTGCATTTAGAGCTAGTTAGTTTGTGATAATAATTTAGGCTTTGTTATTTGACACAGTGTGAGGACTGTTTTAGCTATTCaatgtgtaataaagtataTATTACAGCATGATAGCAAATTATAAGTATAGTAAAGCTAAAATTGTCTATCCTCTTCATTCGGAAATGTCTGGACGACGATTCTGCCTGAAGTGTCCATTTTCGAATGCATGGTGACGTAATGTGAGTTGTAGTGTACGGGTTTTCGAAGTTGTTTACAGCTTTAAAAAGTTTAAAGCTACTTTTTGATACTACTTTGTTAAAGTTATTACATACATACTGAGATATAACAGCATTGTTATATTAGTAGGGTTACGAGAAGTGTTgctggagatgaatgaatgactgactgaatgaataaaaacacatttctcgCGCCTATAATGTCGGACCTCatttcccacaatgcattgcTTCGAGGTTTCCGGACGCCATTTTAATCCCAGGGAAACCCCGTAGCGTCTGGAAGCGTTCTACTGCAGTATCCCTCCGCAGCTTGATATAGTTCATAAACCCGTGTGTTGTACATTAAACTTTTGCATTGTGAGCGTTGTATTTCCCCTAATAGCGCATTAAAACTGTGTTCATAAAACGGGATGAAACCtgtttttttgtggtcaatgttttgtttttttaaaactttgccGGAActagagagaacgagagagtcGGCGGATTGATATGTACTGCGCACGCAGCGCACTTCTTCTTGAAGCTAGCGCCGAAGCTTCGGTCTGAACATGTCCAGCGGTTCTGCGGATTATAACAGGTAATAACCGCCCTGTTAGGCGCTCATAAGCATCCTGGACGCGAGTGCTAGTTTATCTCGGTGTCATACTGATCTATAAGTCCCGCCCTGCACAATTAAAACGCACAGTCTGAACTCCAGTCTTATGGGTTAACTGGGAAGCTATTTAGCAAGCAATGTCTGGGTTAGTAAcgttaaccagctagctaacgtCAACTGCGTTATATGGTGCAAAGGCTGATAATTGGCTGTTTATAAaacagtctctctgtctctttattttatatacctaTTCAGCCATAGAATATTACATTCCTCCGTTTTATTGTGCTGTCTTACGGGAaaagttgaaataaaataaccggtttaaataaaaatccgTTACAGAGACCCACTGACgcgggctgtgttccaaatgtCTCCCTGCACACTACACGAGCCGCGTAATAAATAACGGCTTATACATACTATGTAGTACACTACAGATTCCATTagcagccattttggatttcACCCAAAGCCCTAGTTTAGTAATTGTTCCCTAACTTTCCGCTAAcaagctaaaagaaaaaaatcctgtacatatctagttgtgtgtgtgtatttatttatttatttacttacttacttacttacttactatttTATTGGAAGTGCTAAGTGTTATTCCCTTTTAATGGTCACAGCTTTCCagaattcattttcattcattcatttatgttcagTAATTGTTTTATGGTGGTTAAGGAACATAGGGTGTGAAGTGGGAATACTCCCTGGATGGACCACCGGTCTATCACAGAtcaccgcacacacacattcgggCAGTTtaagcatagccaatccacctgtCCGTGAAGACTTGGGAAGAACACGTGCAACTCtacacccacgcacacacacagtaacccgAGTTTGAACCCTGGAGACAGACCCTAGAGCTGCACCGACGTGCCGCCATGGACAGCACTGCTAGGTTCGTATCGCATTTCTGTAATTCCGtacattaatgtttattttctgtcGCAGCTCTAGAGACAGAGACCATGGGGGCCCTGAAGGAATGGATCCTGATGGTGTCATCGAGGTGAGTGAGTCGTCATCAGCAAACAGAAATGATTTAAGTCTGAACGACCGTGACTTTAATATCCGAACGTTTGGCCTTTCTGCAGAGCAACTGGAACGAGATTACGGACAACTTCGACGATATGAACTTAAAGGAGACGCTCCTTCGCGGTATCTACGCTTACGGTTTTGAGAAACCGTCAGCCATTCAGCAGAGGGCAATTATTCCGTGCATTAAAGGTACTGTAGGTGCTGCAGGGGGTTGAGATGCTCCAAGAGTTGTTTTGGCTGGTGTGAGGATCATGTCTGACTCTGTATAAGCATtacaggaaaaatccaccctgaacaacTTGCATGTTcatctttataattaatatgGGATGTTCACTGGCTTCCATTTTCACTTTTCTTAACgctttcctacattacccacaatgtcAAATGCTCGACTACCTGCCCATAGTGGTGCAGTGAGATTAATGGGACTTTTATCCGTCTGAACTTCTCTTCGACTCGTAATTCCTACTTGGAAAGTTCTTTAAGAGCTCCGACTTCTCAGAGTCGCAATTCTGCGATGTCACGTCTAGAGGTCGAAAGATCGATCGGTTCTGCAGCGATATAATCGATTGCTGTAACTATCAGGTATCGGCGAAAATCCACACCGGTAATttgagcggctgagaagggtccacTGTCGTTATACGGTACGAGatcggcctctagaggcgaagtaaaaactatcactgaccaattttgttgtgttatttaaaatgtttttttcaccattcattttggatgtctctatttttttatttgttatttggagtgttactttttggttcggtttggatgtatatcttttatttacttgaatatttattaatagttaaaatatatgaatatttatacattcatttcatgaaaaaaaaagtacagtacattttcacgctactgtttattttttgtaataaacttcagcaatattttactttgtgttacgttttcattcagtatcaattttcaAAAACTATCAGTTATTAATCGTTTTCGGCGGGTACCGCCCGACTTTATAGGTAAAATCCGGTATCGGTGAAAAGTAAGAACACGAACTAACAGCATGATTTAAAGTTTTTAAGCAGTCTTTTGAGTTTCTGTGATACTTTGATGTTAATTTGCGTTCTGCAAGATTGTTTGATCAAACCGCTTTTCGTctaatttttttaacagtgaataaaataaacGAAGCACTAACTAACTAGACAACACTTTGATTCCAGTTAGCGTAGTGTATATAGTGGTTTGAAGTATTCGTAGCGTATACGTAGGAAGTAGGAGGTTCCGAGTTGTCGTGAACGCAGCATTAGTCCTTGTGTCATCTCGACCTAAAGAGAAcaatgcagcagcgctttaatGTTTCAGTCCGTCCTGCTTCCGCACCTCCTCATCTCAAACAGATCAGCGTCCAAAGCTTCGACTTTCACGCTAAATACCACCGTATTTCCATCCACATCACACACGACCTTTCTGCTGTGGTTACACATTTAACGTTCATGCAGTGTGGCCTAATGAGGGGAGTAAtgccatattaataataaataaaaaaggattcCGGTTGTCCAAGATGGCGTTACGGTCTCCGTTATGTCCCAGAGTTCAGCTGCGAAGTTTGGCTCATGTGAAGTCACgctgtgtcctaaaccacatcagcATGTTTACAGAAAATCTTTTGGGTGACATCTTATCATCTAGAACACGCAGAAACGTATTTTGGACACCAGACACGTCGTCATTGATCGATTTCATTAGGGGCAGGTTAGGTTTTTAATCACTTTAACGTCGttccttgtcttttttttttttcttttcttttttcgaAGGTTATGACGTTATCGCTCAGGCTCAGTCGGGAACTGGCAAGACCGCCACGTTCGCCATCTCCATCCTGCAGCAGTTAGATGTGGAGCAGAAGGAGACCCAGGCTATGGTGCTGGCTCCTACCAGAGAGCTGGCCCAACAGGTGCGCTCTCTCTGAGACGCTGCAGTAAGATACTCACCCCAAAcatctcacttttttttaaggCGTAGAAAAATCCACGTATTTGGTACGAACATGtgttcttcattctttcctaaACACGCTCAGATCATTTTGATTcattctggttttgactctgcattttgcatactgtatatatttgagtttttttgttgttttttttttttaataataaaaaatatatagatccAGAAAGTAATCCTGGCACTCGGTGACTATATGGGTGCCACATGCCATGCCTGCATCGGGGGCACGAATGTGCGAAACGAGATGCAGAAACTCCAAGCCGAGGCTTACCACATAGTGGTCGGGACACCGGGCCGCGTGTTTGACATGTTAAACAGGAGGTTTCTGTGTGAGTAAACAGCCGGATTAGCGTTTACATTTACTCCATAATAGCCTAGTTTAAAACCGActcataaattaaattgttaataTGGGCATAGGGTTAAGATCTTAAAACAGCCCAAATTAAAATTGTGCCATTTACACAATTTCATCATTTGTAGATAATAGAGAGCTGAggcatattaataataatgctaacactacaaggtgggttttaattaaaacttctttattaaataattcctcaccaatcataatcaagaatCGTAACTGTtccgtctgtaaacatacagtacgctgcAGCTCTCCATTCACCAACGCTAATAGACAGCGCTTTcgcttcatttaaactcacggttgccagacatcactagaaaagtcaactccccAAAATACGCaacattatcagcagacatggcaacactgtactggggggaccgatctaaaaggaacaactgataaacaaacaaacacaaaaaactaataaaatgtaaagacagaaaatgtgcttagttagaaataaatcatttaatataaaaaatgtatattataataacttcacaaaatataaataaaatgagaaattaaatgatgtttaattactatgggttgcatttaatatcagtttgacattaagcttagtaagctatttccttagaaagctattagcctttttcctaatatgaaTCGTGCTTGTGTTAgtcttttaattaggactctttattgtttaagatatttaaaaataaatattttatgcttgtttatttatcaattaaccaacagtatttctcatctgtattattttaattcagttaacagtgaccatgagcagagagcttacatttaactgtttatgacctcctgattaaagcttaaacaaaaaaaaagattggtatctggatcggtatcggttGTAacaatcctgatcggagcatcagtaatgaacaccattaaactaaagcgctgtgcatctgacgggtaaatgaactcacccaatcacatcctatatgagattattcagatatatacacaatatacacagagcggttcgagaactgactccagcccagaaccatgacagcagaaaatggctaatagtgtagctttaaatatatttaagaggagcagacttcaaagattgaaacattgaggtttattgtatttgtttacaaggtaaacaaatattgtggcacattagcgttaccatctctaaaaaactaagcttcaaccgtgctcctaaatt contains:
- the plaat1 gene encoding phospholipase A and acyltransferase 1, yielding MATSDPDTYSEPQPGDLIEIFRPAYQHWALYLGDGYIVNLTPVDESQAAAMSSVKSVFTRKAVVRMQLLKDVVGGDTFRVNNKYDSSHTPLPVSEIIERAQLLIGQEVSYDLLGSNCEHFVTLLRYGEGVSEQATRAIGAISFVTAAASAFSMLGLINTRDRNRPF